One genomic window of Halorubrum hochsteinianum includes the following:
- a CDS encoding ketopantoate reductase family protein, whose translation MEVLVYGAGALGSLVGGLLAREHGVTLVGRDPHMRRIREDGLRIDGAVDVRVAPRALTDGTHRAADLAVVTTKAYDTDAAARALATGDYGAVCSLQNGLTEERLVAALDATVLAGTASYGARFAEPGRVTCTGVGEVVVGALSGGHSSQAARVGAAFDAAGVETVVAEDMPVRRFEKLAVNAGINGPSALARTENAPTLDGPAGGVAREAARETARVARAIGVDLSDERAVDAVERVAADTAANRSSMREDVANERRTEVDAIYGAVTERADRHGVSVPTCRTVGSLIRGWEAGCGLR comes from the coding sequence ATGGAGGTGCTCGTCTACGGTGCCGGCGCGCTCGGGAGCCTCGTGGGCGGGCTGTTGGCGCGCGAACACGGCGTGACGCTCGTCGGACGCGACCCGCACATGCGGCGGATCCGGGAGGACGGGCTCCGGATCGACGGCGCGGTCGACGTCCGCGTCGCGCCGCGCGCGCTCACCGACGGGACGCACCGGGCCGCCGACCTCGCCGTCGTCACGACGAAGGCGTACGACACCGACGCGGCCGCCCGGGCGCTCGCGACCGGCGACTACGGGGCGGTCTGCTCGCTCCAGAACGGCCTCACCGAGGAGCGGCTGGTCGCCGCGCTCGACGCGACGGTCCTCGCCGGCACCGCGAGCTACGGTGCCCGGTTCGCGGAGCCGGGCCGCGTCACCTGTACCGGCGTCGGCGAGGTCGTCGTCGGCGCGCTCTCGGGCGGGCACAGCTCGCAGGCGGCGCGGGTCGGCGCGGCCTTCGACGCGGCCGGCGTCGAGACGGTCGTCGCCGAGGACATGCCCGTCCGCCGCTTCGAGAAGCTCGCGGTCAACGCCGGGATCAACGGCCCCTCGGCGCTCGCGCGGACCGAGAACGCCCCGACGCTCGACGGTCCCGCGGGGGGCGTCGCCCGCGAGGCCGCCCGCGAGACGGCCCGCGTCGCCCGCGCGATCGGGGTCGACCTCTCCGACGAACGGGCGGTCGACGCCGTCGAGCGCGTCGCCGCCGACACCGCCGCCAACCGGTCGTCGATGCGCGAGGACGTCGCGAACGAGCGCCGCACCGAGGTCGACGCCATCTACGGCGCGGTCACCGAGCGGGCGGACCGGCACGGCGTGTCGGTCCCGACCTGCCGGACGGTCGGGTCGCTGATCCGGGGCTGGGAGGCGGGGTGCGGGCTCCGGTAG
- a CDS encoding pyridoxal-phosphate dependent enzyme, with protein MGTSGPSDRGTPTPRRLRCPDCGETYRDRWRCRCGAPLAFADAPGPEGTPPDPASFDARDGLWAFGDLLAVGDDPADRVTLGEGMTPLVDADGGRESSGGAASESDDDGASDFDPWNASFKLEYVFPTGSFKDRGATATLTRARELGVERVVEDSSGNAGAAIATYAARAGIGAEIYVPAGVKESKLRAIRRAGAEAVRIEGSRQDVTDACVAALGEAESDADGGGSGTAADDGSAAWYASHAWNPAFFEGTATAAYEIALQRDWDAPDAVVTPLGHGTLFLGVHRGFRRLERAGWIDAVPRLYGAQAAGVAPVVESLHGPEAAHPDGAVNDAADGIQIAEPVRGAEIRAAIDATGGDALAVTEAAATRELDRLHAAGFYTEPTCAVAPAALRTLRERGAIGPDEDVVVPLTGSGLKG; from the coding sequence ATGGGAACGTCCGGCCCGTCCGACCGAGGAACGCCTACCCCCCGTCGACTGCGCTGTCCCGACTGCGGCGAGACGTACCGCGACCGGTGGCGCTGCCGGTGCGGTGCGCCCCTCGCCTTCGCCGACGCGCCCGGTCCGGAGGGGACCCCGCCCGATCCGGCGTCGTTCGACGCGCGCGACGGTCTCTGGGCGTTCGGCGACCTGCTCGCCGTCGGCGACGACCCCGCCGACCGGGTGACGCTCGGCGAGGGGATGACCCCGCTCGTCGACGCCGACGGGGGACGCGAGTCCAGCGGCGGCGCAGCGAGCGAATCCGACGACGACGGGGCTTCCGACTTCGACCCGTGGAACGCGTCGTTCAAGCTGGAGTACGTCTTTCCGACCGGCTCGTTCAAGGACCGCGGCGCGACGGCGACGCTGACCCGGGCGCGCGAGCTCGGCGTCGAGCGCGTCGTCGAGGACTCCTCCGGGAACGCGGGCGCTGCGATCGCGACCTACGCCGCCCGCGCCGGGATCGGGGCCGAGATCTACGTCCCGGCCGGCGTGAAGGAGTCGAAGCTCCGGGCGATCCGCCGCGCCGGGGCCGAAGCGGTCCGGATCGAGGGAAGTCGACAGGACGTGACGGACGCGTGCGTCGCGGCGCTCGGCGAGGCCGAGTCGGACGCGGACGGCGGCGGTTCGGGAACCGCCGCTGACGACGGCTCCGCCGCGTGGTACGCCAGCCACGCCTGGAACCCGGCGTTCTTCGAGGGGACCGCCACCGCGGCGTACGAGATCGCGCTCCAGCGCGACTGGGACGCCCCGGACGCCGTCGTGACGCCGCTCGGTCACGGGACGCTCTTCCTCGGCGTCCACCGTGGGTTCCGACGGCTCGAACGCGCCGGGTGGATCGACGCCGTCCCGCGGCTCTACGGCGCGCAGGCGGCCGGCGTCGCGCCGGTCGTCGAGTCGCTCCACGGGCCGGAGGCGGCGCACCCGGACGGCGCGGTCAACGATGCGGCCGACGGGATCCAGATCGCCGAGCCGGTGCGCGGGGCGGAGATCCGGGCGGCGATCGACGCGACCGGCGGCGACGCGCTCGCGGTCACGGAGGCGGCCGCGACGCGCGAACTCGACCGCCTCCACGCCGCCGGCTTCTACACCGAGCCGACCTGCGCCGTCGCGCCCGCCGCGCTGCGGACCCTCCGCGAGCGCGGCGCGATCGGTCCCGACGAGGACGTCGTCGTGCCGCTGACCGGGAGCGGACTGAAGGGCTGA
- a CDS encoding CBS domain-containing protein, with product MNVADAMTPRSELVVVEIPGSRNDVLEYIQDHGFSSVPVVKDVDGDEVYRGLVTRDDLIDQPDEDQLALLMREVPTAAADDDIVDAARTMVAEESRRLPVVDGDELVGILTVTDVVRAIARGEVDGETRVGDLATPEINATHTETPLPVAEREIALSGVPYAVVLDDDAAIAGMLTEVDVLEVARVVEGEASTGDSIAEEDSEWSWEGIKATGARYLPTRNVEIPAEAVRHFMTADLVTVNATRTAKEVAQELISNDIEQVPLVSGTDLDGIVRDVDLLEGL from the coding sequence ATGAACGTCGCAGACGCCATGACGCCGCGCTCGGAGCTCGTCGTCGTCGAGATCCCCGGGAGCCGGAACGACGTGTTGGAGTACATTCAGGACCACGGGTTCTCCTCGGTCCCGGTCGTGAAGGACGTCGACGGCGACGAGGTGTACCGCGGGCTCGTCACGCGAGACGACCTGATCGACCAGCCGGACGAGGACCAGCTCGCGCTGCTGATGCGCGAGGTCCCGACCGCGGCGGCCGACGACGACATCGTCGACGCCGCCCGGACGATGGTCGCCGAGGAGTCGCGCCGCCTGCCGGTGGTCGACGGCGACGAGCTCGTCGGCATCCTCACCGTCACCGACGTGGTGCGGGCCATCGCCCGCGGCGAGGTCGACGGCGAGACCCGCGTCGGCGACCTGGCGACGCCCGAGATCAACGCGACGCACACCGAGACGCCGCTGCCGGTCGCCGAGCGGGAGATCGCGCTCTCCGGCGTCCCGTACGCGGTCGTCCTCGACGACGACGCCGCGATCGCCGGGATGCTCACCGAGGTCGACGTCCTGGAGGTCGCCCGCGTCGTCGAGGGCGAGGCGAGCACGGGCGACTCGATCGCCGAGGAGGACTCCGAGTGGTCGTGGGAGGGGATCAAGGCGACCGGCGCGCGCTACCTCCCGACCCGGAACGTCGAGATCCCCGCGGAGGCGGTCCGCCACTTCATGACCGCCGACCTCGTCACCGTCAACGCCACGCGGACGGCCAAGGAGGTCGCACAGGAGCTCATCAGCAACGACATCGAGCAGGTCCCGCTCGTCTCCGGCACGGACCTCGACGGCATCGTCCGGGACGTCGACCTGCTGGAGGGGCTGTAG
- a CDS encoding DUF7556 family protein, producing the protein MSRSSTPWDDPDPDRRRTALPTDPALDAPDAPDVMASVDSSSSRPELVIADVSREDAWVSVDETNATVLKEWC; encoded by the coding sequence ATGTCACGGAGTTCCACTCCTTGGGACGACCCGGACCCCGACCGCCGTCGGACGGCGCTGCCGACGGACCCGGCGCTCGACGCGCCCGACGCGCCGGACGTGATGGCGTCCGTCGACTCCTCGTCGTCGCGACCGGAACTCGTCATCGCGGACGTCTCGCGGGAGGACGCGTGGGTGTCGGTCGACGAGACCAACGCGACCGTCCTCAAGGAGTGGTGTTGA